A stretch of Rhizobium glycinendophyticum DNA encodes these proteins:
- a CDS encoding formamidase, with protein sequence MNGLGGLNKSEHGVGIGLVQLQLPNTVTKADLAKQTQVIVDLVGKARRNQANMDLVVFPEYALHGLSMDINPDIMCTLDGPEVAAFKGACKANKIWGCFSIMELNPGGMPYNSGIIIDDQGELKLYYRKMHPWVPVEPWEPGDQGIPVIEGPKGAKIALIICHDGMFPEMARECAYKGAEIMIRTAGYTAPIRESWKFTNQSNAFCNLMVTANVCMCGSDGTFDSMGEGMICNFDGSIIAHGTSGRVNEIITAEVRPDLVREARLGWGVENNIYQFGHRGYVAVAGGAQDAPYSYMHDLVAGRYRLPWEDQVKITDGTSCGFEKPKRRFGENYKLAGE encoded by the coding sequence ATGAATGGCCTGGGTGGACTGAACAAATCGGAGCACGGAGTGGGCATCGGCCTGGTGCAGCTGCAGCTTCCAAACACCGTGACTAAGGCGGATCTGGCAAAGCAGACGCAGGTGATCGTCGATCTGGTCGGCAAGGCGCGGCGCAATCAGGCTAATATGGATCTGGTGGTGTTCCCCGAATATGCCCTGCACGGGCTTTCGATGGACATCAATCCTGACATCATGTGCACGCTGGATGGTCCCGAGGTCGCTGCCTTCAAAGGCGCCTGCAAGGCGAACAAGATCTGGGGCTGCTTCTCGATCATGGAGCTGAACCCCGGCGGCATGCCCTATAATTCCGGGATCATCATTGATGACCAGGGCGAACTGAAGCTCTATTATCGCAAGATGCACCCTTGGGTGCCCGTCGAGCCCTGGGAGCCGGGCGACCAGGGCATTCCCGTCATCGAAGGGCCGAAGGGCGCCAAGATCGCGCTGATCATCTGCCATGACGGCATGTTCCCGGAAATGGCGCGGGAATGCGCCTACAAGGGCGCGGAGATCATGATCCGGACGGCTGGTTATACCGCGCCTATCCGCGAGAGCTGGAAGTTCACCAATCAGTCCAATGCCTTCTGCAACCTGATGGTCACGGCCAATGTCTGCATGTGCGGATCGGACGGGACCTTCGACAGCATGGGCGAAGGCATGATCTGCAATTTCGACGGCTCGATCATTGCGCATGGCACAAGTGGTCGGGTGAACGAGATCATCACTGCCGAAGTTCGTCCGGATCTGGTGCGCGAAGCGCGGCTCGGCTGGGGTGTCGAGAACAACATCTACCAGTTCGGCCATCGCGGTTATGTCGCGGTCGCCGGCGGCGCACAGGATGCGCCCTACAGCTACATGCATGACCTCGTCGCAGGACGCTACCGGCTGCCCTGGGAAGACCAGGTGAA
- a CDS encoding ABC transporter permease — MDGTDIGLWGVPLAILAGAIRVSTPFIFVSLGEMITERSGRINLGLEGTLVFGAMAAYGTAVMTGSPWLGVLAAMGAGAGFGLIHGFICKFPKVNDIAIGIAMMQFGLGLAFFLGKPFIQPAAPKLPSIPFGGWSSYPQIQAALNINVLFLIGILLAFALSWALRNTRIGLILRVAGDSSDAARAMGLNPDTIRLLATAVGGALAAVGGAYLSLFYPGSWNEGISSGQGLMAVALVIFARWNPLGCLLASLLFGGAGALGPALQSVGVTSGYYLFYAAPYVLTLIIMIATSSPTRSLTGAPAALSLTK, encoded by the coding sequence ATGGACGGAACCGATATCGGGCTCTGGGGTGTGCCGCTGGCGATCCTTGCCGGGGCGATCCGTGTGTCGACCCCGTTCATCTTCGTGAGCCTCGGCGAAATGATCACCGAGCGCTCGGGGCGGATCAATCTCGGCCTCGAGGGCACACTCGTGTTCGGTGCCATGGCGGCCTATGGCACGGCTGTTATGACCGGTTCGCCATGGCTCGGCGTGCTCGCGGCCATGGGCGCTGGCGCCGGCTTCGGGCTCATTCACGGCTTCATCTGCAAGTTTCCCAAGGTGAACGACATCGCAATTGGCATTGCCATGATGCAGTTCGGCCTGGGGCTTGCCTTCTTCCTCGGCAAACCCTTCATCCAGCCAGCTGCACCGAAACTGCCGTCTATCCCGTTCGGCGGATGGTCCAGCTACCCGCAGATCCAGGCGGCGCTCAATATCAACGTTCTGTTCCTGATCGGCATTCTGCTGGCCTTTGCCCTGTCTTGGGCGCTGCGCAACACGCGGATCGGGCTGATCCTGCGCGTGGCCGGCGACAGTTCGGATGCGGCACGCGCCATGGGGCTCAATCCCGATACGATCCGGCTGCTGGCAACCGCTGTCGGTGGCGCATTGGCGGCTGTTGGCGGCGCCTATCTGTCGCTGTTTTATCCAGGATCGTGGAACGAGGGCATTTCCTCGGGTCAGGGCCTGATGGCGGTGGCGCTGGTCATCTTCGCCCGCTGGAACCCGCTCGGCTGCCTGCTCGCTTCGCTGCTGTTCGGCGGTGCCGGCGCGCTCGGACCGGCGCTGCAATCGGTCGGCGTCACCTCCGGCTACTACCTCTTCTACGCAGCCCCTTACGTGCTGACGCTCATCATCATGATTGCGACGTCCTCGCCAACCCGCTCGCTGACGGGCGCGCCGGCAGCACTCTCGCTGACAAAGTAA
- a CDS encoding ABC transporter permease has product MTADPNSQSLTPTAAWSEDLRPVLEWLARRAEPVAIAFLAVVVGLGVFSVFIAALGKSPLQLFQLMYQGGFGSWFSIQNTLSRAAPLLLTALCVALPARLGLTVIGAEGAVVLGGLAGAAIALPLTSTLSPLPVWVLMGLASMAIGGLWIGLSGFLRHYRGVNETIASLLLAYIAIALMNQLIEGPLRDPASLNKPSTAPLPAEFMLGNMPGMDVHWGFVIGIVACVISYVIIEWTTAGFAARIAGGNMRAAQIQGLPVGRLIVGFTTLAGAFAGLAGMIEVAAVQGSANGSLAAGYGYTGILVAFLARHNPLAIIPVAILLGGIDASGGLIQRRMALPDATVLVLQGTLFIAVLFSETLYGRFKIFNPDLWAAPHSAKGAS; this is encoded by the coding sequence ATGACGGCAGATCCCAACAGCCAGAGCCTGACACCCACAGCAGCGTGGTCGGAGGATCTCCGACCCGTTCTCGAATGGCTCGCACGCCGGGCCGAACCCGTGGCAATCGCATTTCTTGCGGTCGTCGTGGGGCTTGGCGTGTTCAGTGTGTTCATCGCAGCGCTCGGCAAGTCGCCGCTGCAGTTGTTCCAGCTCATGTATCAGGGCGGTTTCGGAAGCTGGTTCTCGATCCAGAACACACTGAGCCGAGCCGCACCCCTGTTGCTGACGGCCCTCTGCGTCGCCTTGCCGGCGCGTCTGGGACTAACCGTCATCGGCGCGGAGGGAGCCGTGGTGCTCGGTGGGCTTGCCGGAGCAGCCATCGCGCTGCCGCTGACATCAACGCTCTCGCCCCTTCCGGTCTGGGTGCTGATGGGGCTTGCCTCCATGGCCATTGGCGGGTTGTGGATCGGGTTGTCGGGGTTTCTCAGGCACTATCGCGGGGTCAATGAAACAATCGCATCGCTGCTTCTTGCCTATATCGCGATTGCCTTGATGAACCAGTTGATCGAGGGGCCGCTACGCGATCCCGCAAGCCTCAACAAACCGTCAACCGCGCCGCTGCCGGCAGAGTTCATGCTGGGCAATATGCCCGGGATGGATGTGCATTGGGGCTTCGTGATCGGCATCGTCGCCTGTGTGATCTCCTATGTGATCATCGAGTGGACGACGGCTGGTTTTGCCGCGCGCATCGCCGGCGGCAACATGCGGGCGGCGCAAATCCAGGGTCTGCCCGTCGGCCGGCTGATCGTCGGCTTTACCACGCTGGCCGGCGCCTTTGCCGGACTGGCAGGAATGATCGAGGTCGCCGCGGTTCAGGGCAGCGCCAACGGATCGCTGGCAGCGGGATACGGCTATACCGGCATCCTCGTCGCCTTCCTTGCAAGGCATAATCCGCTCGCCATCATCCCGGTCGCCATCCTGCTCGGCGGCATCGACGCCTCGGGTGGCTTGATCCAGCGGCGCATGGCGCTGCCGGATGCGACCGTGCTGGTGCTTCAGGGCACGCTGTTCATCGCGGTGCTGTTTTCCGAAACCCTTTACGGGCGCTTCAAGATCTTCAATCCGGATCTCTGGGCCGCGCCGCACTCTGCCAAGGGAGCTTCCTGA
- a CDS encoding BMP family ABC transporter substrate-binding protein produces MNRFMPVTRRSFLKTSAALAGTAALPMSFGPAAAQTALTVGFIYVGPKDDYGYNQAHAEGAAIIKALPGVTVVEEENVPETVDVQKTMESMINLDGATLLFPTSFGYFDPHMLAMAEKYPDIQFRHCGGLWQEGKNPMNTGSYFGYIGQGQYLNGITAGYASKSKKIGFVAAKPIPQVVQNINSFLLGARSVDPSITCQVIFTGEWSLAVKEAEATNALIDQGADVITCHVDSPKVVVETAAGRGAFVCGYHANQSPLAPEKYLTGAEWAWGNVYTDFVKKAQAGEKLGNFVRGGLKDGFVKMSPLGPAVSAEARAKFEATQAEMLKGGFSVFKAGLKDNKGAVVVTADLVEDAIELESMGYLVEGVIGSTS; encoded by the coding sequence ATGAACAGATTCATGCCCGTGACCCGCCGCTCCTTCCTGAAGACGTCAGCAGCCCTTGCCGGCACCGCAGCGCTGCCGATGAGTTTCGGCCCTGCGGCTGCCCAGACCGCCCTGACGGTCGGCTTCATCTATGTCGGCCCGAAGGATGACTATGGCTACAACCAGGCCCATGCCGAAGGTGCCGCGATCATCAAGGCGCTGCCGGGCGTGACCGTCGTCGAAGAAGAAAATGTGCCTGAGACGGTCGACGTGCAGAAGACGATGGAATCGATGATCAACCTCGACGGGGCGACGCTGCTGTTCCCGACGTCCTTCGGTTACTTCGACCCCCATATGCTGGCCATGGCCGAGAAATATCCTGACATCCAGTTCCGCCATTGCGGCGGCCTCTGGCAGGAGGGCAAGAACCCCATGAATACCGGCTCCTATTTCGGCTATATCGGCCAGGGTCAGTACCTGAACGGGATCACCGCCGGTTATGCCTCGAAGAGCAAGAAGATCGGCTTCGTTGCCGCCAAGCCGATCCCGCAGGTCGTACAGAACATCAACTCCTTCCTGCTTGGCGCACGCTCGGTCGATCCGTCGATTACCTGCCAGGTGATCTTCACCGGCGAATGGTCGCTGGCGGTCAAGGAAGCCGAAGCCACCAACGCGTTGATCGACCAGGGCGCTGATGTCATCACCTGCCATGTCGACAGCCCGAAGGTTGTGGTCGAGACGGCAGCCGGCCGTGGCGCATTCGTCTGCGGCTACCACGCCAACCAGAGCCCGCTCGCGCCTGAGAAATACCTGACCGGCGCCGAATGGGCCTGGGGCAATGTCTATACCGACTTCGTCAAGAAGGCGCAGGCCGGCGAGAAGCTCGGCAATTTTGTCCGCGGCGGCCTGAAGGACGGCTTCGTCAAGATGAGCCCGCTCGGACCTGCCGTTTCTGCCGAGGCGCGTGCCAAGTTCGAGGCGACGCAGGCCGAGATGCTGAAGGGCGGCTTCTCCGTCTTCAAGGCGGGCCTGAAGGACAACAAGGGCGCGGTGGTGGTGACGGCGGATCTCGTCGAAGACGCGATCGAGTTGGAGAGCATGGGATATCTCGTCGAGGGCGTCATCGGCTCGACCTCTTGA
- a CDS encoding GntR family transcriptional regulator produces MVRAIADLIITGALKPGEKMDEGSLAVRFEVSRTPVREALRQLCAMGLVDRQPNKRAVVTNVSGSALNSMFEAMAELEAICARLSAERMTTAERRRLQKMHEDSAAFVGALAGEDYEAFNTEFHTQLYRGTHNEHIFELATQTRARLSPFRRAQFRLEGRLSKSWGEHDQIVASILRGEAVAAGIAAYEHVSIVRDASATFARIGRG; encoded by the coding sequence ATGGTGCGCGCTATCGCGGACCTGATCATCACCGGTGCCTTGAAGCCGGGGGAAAAAATGGATGAGGGCTCTCTTGCCGTGCGTTTCGAAGTGTCGCGAACACCCGTTCGCGAGGCCCTGCGCCAACTCTGCGCAATGGGCCTGGTTGATCGCCAGCCGAACAAGCGGGCTGTCGTCACCAATGTCAGCGGCAGCGCTCTCAATTCGATGTTCGAGGCCATGGCCGAACTGGAAGCGATCTGCGCCCGACTGTCTGCCGAGCGTATGACCACTGCCGAGCGTCGGCGATTGCAGAAGATGCACGAGGATTCGGCGGCTTTTGTCGGCGCGCTGGCCGGAGAGGACTACGAAGCCTTCAACACTGAATTTCATACGCAGCTGTATCGCGGTACGCACAACGAACACATTTTTGAGCTCGCCACCCAGACCCGTGCGCGGCTGTCGCCTTTTCGCCGCGCCCAGTTCCGCCTTGAGGGGCGCCTGTCGAAATCCTGGGGCGAACATGATCAGATCGTCGCCTCGATCCTGCGCGGTGAGGCCGTCGCAGCGGGTATCGCCGCCTATGAGCATGTGTCGATCGTTCGCGATGCGAGCGCCACCTTTGCCCGGATCGGTCGCGGCTGA
- a CDS encoding FGGY family pentulose kinase, producing the protein MREHLMAVDVGTGSARAGVFDLAGRQLARCVVPISVHRPLHNHMEQDSEEIWDAVCSASRAALDEAGIAGGTVAAIGFDATCSLVVRTSDGAPLSVSTTDKRNHDTILWMDHRAIAETSECNGFDDPLLERFGGRLSVEMQLPKLLWLKRHKPETWAKAGLIFDLCDYLTWRGTGIDRRSHSPLASKWGYAPQPPGARPNEFYARIGLADLIEKAGLPETSHPIHVPVGSLSPTAAEALGLSSECLVAPALVDAYAGAVALFGTDLTHERLPGSRAALIAGTSSCIVMLSDEPISGPGCWGGFRDAALPGLWLTEAGQSASGAFLDHILKDHPAGGTPTKDRHRDILDRISVRLAEEGPDFGMPISVLPDFHGTRSPLSDPLLTGTIAGLDLDRSLDGLLRLYWRSCVALACSIRNIIDHLPSKAGNLQNLFLAGGLADHPLLSQLYADATGRVMHVPDGCDAVLLGSALHAGVCAGVLATTEAGGTAMRFPLRAVQPDPARQKALARDHALLLAMMRHRDELAALR; encoded by the coding sequence ATGCGTGAGCACCTCATGGCCGTGGATGTTGGCACGGGCAGCGCGCGAGCCGGTGTCTTTGATCTCGCGGGCCGGCAGCTCGCCCGTTGTGTCGTGCCGATTTCCGTGCACAGACCGCTGCACAACCACATGGAACAGGACAGCGAGGAGATCTGGGATGCTGTCTGCTCAGCGTCCCGGGCAGCCCTTGACGAAGCGGGCATCGCGGGCGGCACCGTCGCCGCGATCGGTTTCGACGCGACCTGTTCTCTCGTGGTGCGGACCAGCGACGGGGCACCGCTTTCGGTTTCCACCACGGACAAGCGCAATCACGACACCATCTTGTGGATGGACCATCGCGCCATCGCCGAAACAAGCGAATGCAATGGGTTCGACGATCCGCTGCTTGAGCGCTTCGGCGGGCGGCTCTCGGTCGAAATGCAGCTGCCGAAGCTCCTGTGGTTGAAGCGGCACAAGCCGGAAACCTGGGCGAAGGCGGGGCTGATCTTCGACCTGTGCGACTACCTGACATGGCGGGGAACGGGCATCGACCGGCGAAGTCACTCCCCCCTGGCATCCAAGTGGGGCTATGCACCACAGCCCCCCGGAGCACGCCCGAACGAATTTTACGCCCGGATTGGGCTCGCTGACCTGATTGAAAAAGCGGGACTTCCTGAAACGTCTCATCCCATTCATGTGCCGGTCGGGTCTTTATCGCCGACGGCAGCAGAGGCGCTCGGCCTCAGCAGCGAATGCCTTGTGGCGCCGGCGCTTGTGGATGCCTATGCCGGGGCGGTGGCCCTGTTCGGGACGGACCTTACGCATGAGCGCCTCCCCGGCAGCCGAGCGGCGTTGATCGCCGGGACGTCAAGCTGCATCGTCATGCTCTCGGACGAGCCGATCTCCGGGCCCGGCTGCTGGGGCGGTTTTCGCGATGCCGCACTGCCGGGCCTCTGGTTGACGGAAGCGGGGCAATCCGCTTCCGGTGCTTTCCTCGACCACATCCTCAAGGATCATCCGGCCGGTGGAACGCCGACGAAAGATCGCCATCGCGACATCCTCGATCGGATCAGCGTGCGACTGGCCGAGGAAGGGCCCGATTTTGGTATGCCGATCAGCGTGCTACCGGATTTTCACGGCACCCGGTCACCCCTCTCGGACCCACTGCTGACGGGCACGATTGCCGGACTCGATCTCGACCGCAGTCTGGACGGATTGTTGCGGCTCTATTGGCGCAGCTGCGTGGCGCTGGCCTGCAGCATCCGCAACATCATCGATCACCTGCCCAGCAAGGCCGGAAACCTGCAAAACCTGTTCCTGGCCGGTGGACTCGCCGATCACCCGTTGCTGTCGCAACTCTATGCCGATGCGACTGGTCGGGTGATGCATGTCCCCGACGGCTGTGACGCGGTGCTCCTGGGTTCGGCGCTGCATGCCGGCGTCTGTGCAGGCGTCCTTGCGACCACGGAAGCGGGCGGAACCGCGATGCGTTTTCCGCTGCGGGCGGTGCAACCGGATCCTGCGCGGCAGAAGGCTCTGGCGCGTGATCACGCCTTGCTGCTTGCGATGATGCGTCACCGGGACGAGTTGGCGGCCCTGCGATAA
- a CDS encoding HAD family hydrolase gives MIAIKPTQLVIFDCDGVLVDSEPIALEVLVEALAVKGIAIDADGAAERFLGRSIASMAEAVRQEFQVEIDQVFLTHMREALYARFRQELQPIAGVDRVVAALKEQGISWCVASSSQRERIELSLAATGLLDLFTPSIFSATMVEHGKPAPDLFLHAAAAMGADPSACMVIEDSPAGIVAAQAAGMRVCAFTGGSHTNHASYQAALAALKPDARFDAMEDLLHFVGGAGRLEDNSDA, from the coding sequence ATGATCGCAATCAAGCCGACCCAACTGGTAATCTTCGATTGTGACGGCGTGCTGGTCGACAGCGAACCGATCGCGCTGGAGGTGCTGGTAGAGGCTCTGGCGGTGAAGGGGATCGCGATCGATGCGGATGGTGCCGCCGAACGGTTTCTCGGACGCAGCATCGCTTCCATGGCCGAGGCCGTGCGCCAGGAGTTTCAGGTCGAGATCGATCAGGTTTTTCTGACTCACATGCGCGAAGCGCTCTATGCGCGCTTTCGGCAGGAACTGCAGCCGATTGCAGGGGTCGACCGCGTTGTCGCCGCGCTAAAAGAGCAGGGCATTTCCTGGTGCGTCGCCTCATCCAGCCAGCGTGAGCGCATCGAGTTGTCGCTGGCAGCGACCGGACTGCTCGACCTTTTCACACCGTCAATTTTCAGTGCGACCATGGTCGAACACGGAAAGCCGGCACCAGATCTCTTTCTGCATGCCGCTGCCGCCATGGGTGCCGATCCATCGGCCTGCATGGTCATCGAGGACAGCCCGGCAGGGATCGTGGCCGCCCAGGCCGCCGGCATGAGGGTTTGCGCCTTTACCGGCGGATCGCACACGAACCACGCCTCCTATCAGGCGGCACTTGCCGCTCTCAAGCCCGACGCACGGTTTGACGCGATGGAGGATTTGCTCCACTTTGTCGGCGGAGCGGGGAGACTGGAAGACAATTCTGATGCGTGA
- a CDS encoding mannitol dehydrogenase family protein yields the protein MTTKLSLDHLADISAKASVPAYKRGDIKPGILHFGVGNFHRAHMAVYLHELFNQGRDLDWGIIGAGVMPSDQKMRDTLKAQDFLTTVVEQDTTRSAATVTGPMLDVITAPDFDRIITTLADPAIRIVSMTITEGGYFIDPATGKFDPAHPAIVADAQTPDAPKTVFGLIIAGLKVRRAAGHPPFTVMCCDNIPGNGEVTEATLCGLANLSDPDFAHWIHENVAFPNAMVDRITPATGQREIDLTRDVYGIEDGWPVFCEEFKQWVLEDKFPLGRPGLEAVGVTFVPDVAPYELMKLRILNGGHAAIAYPAALLDIHFVHEAMEHPLIRAFLSKLEHEEIVPVVPPVPDTSLSDYVDLIERRFLNPKIGDTIPRLAQDGSNRQPKFILPSTADRLAKGLDVQGLALVSALWCRYFEGVSDSGKALMFNDASAERLQTAALASRTNADAFLGLSDIFGATGSHPLFRKRFLTALDSLRVHGTAATLQRYLDGTLSDP from the coding sequence ATGACGACCAAACTTTCCCTCGACCATCTCGCCGACATCTCGGCCAAAGCCTCGGTGCCCGCCTATAAGCGCGGGGACATCAAACCCGGCATCCTGCATTTCGGTGTCGGGAATTTCCACCGGGCCCATATGGCGGTTTATCTGCACGAGCTGTTCAACCAGGGTCGCGATCTCGACTGGGGCATCATCGGCGCCGGCGTCATGCCGTCGGACCAGAAGATGCGGGACACACTGAAGGCACAGGATTTCCTGACGACGGTGGTCGAGCAGGACACAACGCGGTCGGCCGCGACGGTGACCGGACCAATGCTGGACGTGATCACGGCGCCGGACTTTGACCGCATCATCACGACGCTGGCGGACCCTGCCATCCGGATCGTCTCGATGACGATTACGGAAGGTGGATATTTCATCGATCCGGCGACGGGCAAATTCGATCCCGCCCATCCGGCCATTGTTGCCGACGCGCAAACCCCTGATGCGCCGAAGACCGTGTTTGGCCTGATCATCGCCGGATTGAAGGTCCGGCGTGCGGCAGGACATCCGCCCTTCACCGTGATGTGCTGCGACAACATTCCCGGCAATGGCGAGGTCACCGAAGCGACGCTCTGCGGGCTGGCTAACCTCTCCGATCCGGATTTTGCGCACTGGATCCATGAAAACGTGGCTTTTCCGAATGCCATGGTTGACCGTATCACGCCTGCGACCGGCCAACGGGAGATCGATCTGACACGAGATGTCTACGGAATCGAAGACGGCTGGCCGGTGTTTTGCGAAGAGTTCAAGCAGTGGGTGCTGGAGGACAAGTTTCCGCTCGGGCGCCCGGGGCTGGAGGCGGTCGGGGTCACCTTCGTGCCCGATGTCGCGCCTTATGAACTGATGAAGCTTCGGATCCTGAACGGTGGCCATGCGGCGATCGCCTATCCGGCAGCGCTTCTCGACATCCACTTCGTGCATGAGGCCATGGAACATCCGTTGATCCGCGCCTTCCTGTCGAAGCTAGAGCACGAGGAAATCGTTCCGGTCGTGCCGCCGGTGCCGGACACAAGCCTGTCGGATTATGTCGACCTGATCGAACGGCGCTTCCTCAATCCGAAGATCGGCGACACGATCCCGCGGCTGGCGCAGGATGGATCGAACCGCCAGCCAAAATTTATTCTGCCCTCCACTGCCGACCGGCTGGCCAAGGGGCTCGACGTGCAGGGGCTGGCGCTGGTTTCGGCGCTGTGGTGTCGCTATTTCGAGGGAGTATCAGACAGCGGCAAGGCCCTGATGTTCAATGATGCGAGCGCCGAGCGGCTGCAGACAGCTGCGCTGGCATCGCGCACGAACGCAGATGCCTTCCTCGGCCTCAGCGACATCTTCGGAGCCACGGGCAGCCACCCTCTGTTCCGCAAGCGCTTCCTTACCGCACTCGACAGCTTGCGGGTCCATGGAACGGCGGCTACCCTCCAGCGCTACCTGGATGGAACCCTGTCTGACCCATGA